The genomic segment TTTTTAGTTCAATGAGTAATTTAATTGGTGCTTCACGAGTTTTAAATAGATTAGCACATGATAAACTTTTTGGATTTATACTTAGACCAGCAACAATTGAAATGACATCTGGTAATCCAGTTATTTCTGTTACATTATCATGGATTTGTGTTATGgtaagtaaataaaaaaaatttaattaattttaataataataataatttattatagcTTGTTTTTACTGTTGGAGCAATGAATAAAATTGCCCGTCTAacatctattttttttttattatcatatatgGGTGTTAATGTTGCATGTTTAGCATTAGATTTAACTAGTGCACCAAATTTTAGAccaacatttaaatttttttcatggCATACATGTGCTCTTGGTGTTTTATCATCTGGAACAATGATGCTTGTTGTTGATGCTGCAATGAGTGCTTTGGCAGTTGTTATGTTAATGCTCCTTATTATGATTCTTCATTATCAAGCACCAATGGGTTCATGGGGATCAATTTCACAGGCATTAATATATCATCAAGTAagaaaatatcttttattattagatatAAGAAAAGAACATGTAAAATTTTGGAGACCACAAATATTACTTCTTTCTAGTAGACCAGGTTCAATGTTTTCTTTAATGGATTTTgttaatgatttaaaaaaaagtggtTTGTATGTTATAGGTCATGTTAAATACGGAtcattagaaaaagaaaCTGGTGATAGAGAAACAATAGATCCACTTCAACAAGTTTATCCATATTGGTTATCTTTAatagattatttaaaattaaaagcaTTTGTTGAAATAACATTATCAAAATCTGTTAGATTTGGTGTAGAACAATTGATACGTCTTTCTGGTTTAGGTGCAATGAAACCAAATACTGTTGTTATTGGTTTTCATGAAAAAGAACCAAATGAATTAATATTACAAGAAAATCAATTATTACGTGAacttaaattttcaaaaattgatCGTGCTGAGGTAGTTGAGTACTTTACAACATCACAAGATGCAACAAAAAATACACGACTTGAAACAAGTGAGTACATTTCTATTCTACGTGATATTATTAGTTTAAATAAGAATATTTGCATTGCAAGGTATTTTAATCGTTTTGATAGAGAAGTTTCACTAAGAagttcatttaaaaaatatatagatgTTTGGCCTtcacatttatttaaacCGGATGAAACTAATATGCGATGGGATAATAGTTCACTTTTTGTTTTACAACTAGCTTGTATACTCTCAATGAGTTCCAAGTGGAAGTCAACCAAAGTAAGAGTTTTTATCTGTTCAAATAGTCTTCAAGACATGCAATATCAAGAAAACCAGCTTAAACTTTTACTTGAACAATTAAGAATTAAAGCAAAGTCAATAGTAGTACCGTGGGATCATGTATTGTCCCAAATATCATCAAGTCAcgatgaattaaaaaatatatcatgtTTTCCAAGTAATTATGTTAGTGCTATAAATGAAATGATACAAAGAAATTCTTCTGATACTGCAGTTTGTTTTCTAAATCTTCCTCAAATACCAGAAAATTCACGTGATGATGTGGCATATCTTGATGCAATAACTGCACTTACAAAAGATTTACCACCAGTTCTTTTGGTACATGGAATGTCATCTGTCATATCAACAGctctttaaattataatttatggttttaatatatttaatatcaaaatattaaatatatgtatatttattatatgatagtttttattttaaacttttatgcataaaatactattattaagaaaaaaagtatatatacttaaaacaaataaaagtacccaaaattttacattttaaattaaattgaaaaaaaaaatcttatttaaaataactatatttttaaaaaaattataatgttttatagaaaatttcatattttattttttgtttataataaaaaaaaaaaaattcctttttcaataatatataacttttgtcaattaaagtaataagtaagaaatttatttaaaatataaaaataattaacttttttctacaatataaatattttaaagtgatgtttatttgttttaggaaatatttttagtaaaagttttatttataataatattaattctttgtaaaatggaaataaatatttaatttttttctattaaattcATAAGAGTTAATATGTTAAAacttcttatttttttttatatatattaacaaatgaATATACTTTATATACACAAATGACTAACCAATACGActgtattttaaatttacatgTTCCTCATTGTtactaatataataaaaaaaaaagattaaaactgtcattttaaaaataaataaaagagtAATGGTAACGAGTTTTaagattaatttaaattagaaaaaaaaaaattttacttacacaattattaaaaattatttattattaataattatactcTTTTTATGatagttatattttatgataaaatttttacttttcaGTGAAATATTTgtgtaaatttattaatttcttgTTTCTTATTTGttcataaatttataatcctatatgttaaaattatgttattagatattgaaaaaagataaatttattatatataggaaaaaaaaactctTTTGTGATAACAATTTccttaaatttttcatacaagtaaaataaaatatcatacaaaagtatattacatatttaaaaaaaaaaataattgtgataaaaaatgttgttgATCAGTAATTgaaatgtaattttaaaatttatttagctttatcaaataaaaaccTTCAGTAAATATACAGACTAATGTAGACtgataaagtttatttttttgatttgaATAAAAGCTTTCtttctattttattcttatatCTCATTCCTATTTTAATTCTTTGActtgtaatatatttaaatagtgGAACTAATATGATCCCACCTTCATAGAGTTTATGACATTTTCATGCtttataaattacttttactCAACAAACtttcttatatttaatttaatatatcaaataattatttagtttcttaataaaatagtaatttttttttttaataaaaattctttttattatattcataaaattaatctatttattaattcttttttatgtactatgttttttaattataatgtataaattttatatacatcaaaaaaaaaagaaataaatttataaacatattttattaaaaccatgattttaaatttacaatatattgtttttttttttaaatatacattttaataatgaaaaatgattaatatgAAAGTGCgcaaaaattatatagtcattgacttataaaaataaattctttaaaaattttttttaaaatcccTAATTCAAAAGCCCTTTTTGATacattcaaaaaaatttaatactcATAAAGAatacataatatattatcatttcaTATTCATTCAATTgaagaatattatttataaagattatcgttataaaactttaaatttttttaaaaaattggcaaaatattattttcgatatacatttttaaaaaaaatacatatttgaaactatttttttttttaaatttaaaatggttactaagtattttatatgaattattattattttctttttaaatttatttgaaacaACCGTtctaatgatattttttctttttctttttaaaatttaaaaataaaattgtataatcTATTGAAagacaataatatttaaaaaaaattaaacattaaaaattaacattatcttttaaataataacaaataaatttttcattatctaATGTTTCACCatgaaaatgatataaaaatggaCAGTGAAATTtctaatcaaaatataataaatttttatattaagctttttttatgaattaaatttttttattattaattattatattatattattttatt from the Strongyloides ratti genome assembly S_ratti_ED321, chromosome : X genome contains:
- a CDS encoding Solute carrier family 12 member 9, producing MIPSDDSRSTIVNMNERGAGGIFNEESHEMRQTSQTHFTSNTQLIGKMRGLSTFSGVFAPVAVSMFSALLFLRMGFCVGQLGFFYTCIELIVAYSIILLTVLSLCAVSSNGAIEGGGVYYMISRSLGPEFGGSIGILFFVANVFSCALYIAGFTEVLINNIEPLQGTSHKFLFCVLVSFIIFLLCLAGSKIFANSAMLALFITACSYITFVVSLFWYRDVEVKIPKENTYAYMIPSNVSDPDSEKIVSYNQTLTALFTSFNFHTLKDNLYTNFTYDYTTGKQTDLAFMFSIIFSGVTGLMSGANMSGELARPSVSIPRGTLQAVFTTLCMYILTSFLLSSTCTRNLLQNNYLVAVDVSIVPSFIVMGIFCTTFFSSMSNLIGASRVLNRLAHDKLFGFILRPATIEMTSGNPVISVTLSWICVMLVFTVGAMNKIARLTSIFFLLSYMGVNVACLALDLTSAPNFRPTFKFFSWHTCALGVLSSGTMMLVVDAAMSALAVVMLMLLIMILHYQAPMGSWGSISQALIYHQVRKYLLLLDIRKEHVKFWRPQILLLSSRPGSMFSLMDFVNDLKKSGLYVIGHVKYGSLEKETGDRETIDPLQQVYPYWLSLIDYLKLKAFVEITLSKSVRFGVEQLIRLSGLGAMKPNTVVIGFHEKEPNELILQENQLLRELKFSKIDRAEVVEYFTTSQDATKNTRLETSEYISILRDIISLNKNICIARYFNRFDREVSLRSSFKKYIDVWPSHLFKPDETNMRWDNSSLFVLQLACILSMSSKWKSTKVRVFICSNSLQDMQYQENQLKLLLEQLRIKAKSIVVPWDHVLSQISSSHDELKNISCFPSNYVSAINEMIQRNSSDTAVCFLNLPQIPENSRDDVAYLDAITALTKDLPPVLLVHGMSSVISTAL